The sequence GAACAAGGCTGCCAAATGGTCGGTTATCATCCTGTCGGCAAGCGCCATTTCTTTTGCCGCCGGCGCTTCGGCATCGGGCCTCATTCAGAAAGTGGAGGCTTATGTGCGGAGCGATTACACCGTCAACGTAAACGGGAAAAAAGTCGAATTAAGCAGTCCGCCGCTTATTTATCAAAATAAAAGCTATATCCCGCTTGCCGATTTCGGCGCAATGCTGGATATCGACGTCAATTTCGCGCAAAAATCGAAAACCATTTATGTGAACAGCCACATTTCCCACGATCCGCTGCAGGATCACACGACCGGTTTGGAAACGGAACAATTCGCGCTTGACATGGCGGAAGGATATCCCGTCGGCTACCTCTTTTCCTATTCGGGGCGGGACTATCCGGTGTTTGGCTTTTTGGATTATACGAAAAATGCGGAGTATTACAGGTTGTCCGATCTGAAAAAAATGGGACTGGACCTGAATGGGCTGCGCCTGGCCAAAGAAAAATACACGGGCGAGCTTTATGTCCGGAAAGAAGAAGTGAACGGTTTATGGCTGGAAAAACCGACCGTCACAAGCGCACCGGTCCCGCTTGCAGTCGGGGAAAGCGACCAAGGCAAAATCACCGCCCTGCTCGGGCTTGGGGAGGCGATCAATTCCTTCGGTTTAGCGCCCCAGTTCATCCAAATCTTTTTGATCGACAAAATTTCCGACGAGGATGAGTATAGACTGCTCGCTTTTACGAATGGATATTTGACCGAGTATGATGCGCAACTCGGCCTCACGAAAAATTATTTGCCCGACGGCACGGTTGCGGAAAAATGGTACTTTAAAAAATACAGCACAACATTACTGCAAACTCCGAGCAATGCGGAGCAAATGTACCGTTAGCCAGGCGCCCGATTGCCCCGCTTATTCCGGTTTTTATTCATTTATCCAAGTTGCGAAATCATAAGATTCAGTATAAGATAACAGTAAGAAAACAAATTGTCTGAACATTCTGTAAAAGATGCCACATTAACCGGGAGGGATTGCCGTGAACCGTAGTTACGAAGTGGAATACTGCAACGTGGAGCTGTGTT comes from Bacilli bacterium and encodes:
- a CDS encoding stalk domain-containing protein codes for the protein MNKAAKWSVIILSASAISFAAGASASGLIQKVEAYVRSDYTVNVNGKKVELSSPPLIYQNKSYIPLADFGAMLDIDVNFAQKSKTIYVNSHISHDPLQDHTTGLETEQFALDMAEGYPVGYLFSYSGRDYPVFGFLDYTKNAEYYRLSDLKKMGLDLNGLRLAKEKYTGELYVRKEEVNGLWLEKPTVTSAPVPLAVGESDQGKITALLGLGEAINSFGLAPQFIQIFLIDKISDEDEYRLLAFTNGYLTEYDAQLGLTKNYLPDGTVAEKWYFKKYSTTLLQTPSNAEQMYR